GCTGCTTTTCACGACTCATTCCAACCATAGCAGCAGTCAAACAATCAAGACGTGCAGAAGCAACTACGCCGTTAAGTTCTTGATAAGTATGTGCATGCGGCAGCGGCTTCTTGGCTCCTTCTGAAAGTTTGACTCCTACTCTGCCGACTTTTACAATTTGAGAAAGCAAAAAAGGTTTCAATTCTTCTCGGCAGAAAACAATTGCTCTTCCCTGTTCTACCAAAATATCTCCAATTGATTCCCGCTTTAATCCTGTCCCTAAAAATGCTCCCAAAAAATCACGATGCGACAAAGGATCGCATTGACGAAAAGAAGCAGTGACGGCACTAATTGGAAAAGCTTCTGGAGATGGCTCTAGAAAATCTGGAAATGCACCAAAAACTACACGCTCTGCTTCGGCGAAGCCTCCCCACAGCATATAGTTTTTAAAATAAGTGGATTCCATATATTGTCTTGAAACTGCTGCTGCCCGTTCATCTAAAAAGCCAACAAAATGTGCATAGCCTCTTTGTTGAGAAAGAGCAACCGCATCTTTTATTTTTGCAAGCAAAACCGCATCACCGGGCATCTGCTGCTTTGGGGAAAATGACATTTTAGAAGTATAAGCCGGTATTTTCCAGCTCGTCCATTACGTCTTCTCCCATCAAATCCACATTGTACGGAGTGATGATAAAGGTATTCGTCGCAACGCGCTTAATTTTTCCGCCATTGGCATATGCAACGCCGCTCAGAAAATCAATAATTCTTCTGGAAACATCTTTTTGTGTGTTTTCCAGATTTAGAACAACAGTGTGCATTTTTAAGAGCTCATCTGCAACAGAACAAGTCTCTTCTCCAAAATGTTCCGGACGAAATACCACTACCTGCAGCTGCGCAGTTGCATGAATATTTACTACTTTGTTGCTATCATCCCGTTTTTCTATATTACGGGGCACCTTATCATATTCCGGTGTCTCTGAGCGATGCTCACGAGTACGGGGAGCTGCAGCTGCATTGTTGTCGTCTTGCTGTTCCTCCCGCTCGTCATAATCATCATAATCATACTCGTCATCCGGCGGATTCCACATTTCTTTAAACTTTTGGATAAAACCAGCCATTGTGTAAAAACCTCCTACACGTTTTTCTTACTGTAATCTCGTGCACCGTAAAGCGCCGAGCCAATTCGCACCATATTAGCACCACATTCAATGGCGTCTGCATAATCTGCAGACATTCCCATTGATAAATAGTCCATAGAGACATTATCTAATTTTTTTCTGCTCATGTCAACAAAATATTCGTACATTTGTGAAAAGTAGTGCAAAGTTTCTTCTTTTTTAACATTTGCGGGTGGAATTGCCATCAATCCGCAAATCGAAATATTTGGGAGTTCTGAAATCTCTTCCAGCAACGATTCCAAATTTTCCGGCAATATACCTGATTTATTCTCTTCACGGCCAATATTCACTTCAATCAAAATTTTCGTCTGTACTTCTCTCTTCTGAGAAAGGCGGGAAATTTCCTTTGCGAGTTTCATACTGTCGACGCTTTGAATCATTTGTACACGCCCAACAAGGTATTTAATCTTATTTACCTGCAAATGCCCGATAAAATGGACTTGAGCTTTGTCTTTTTCATAAGCATCGTATTTATCCATCAATTCCTGAACTTTGTTTTCGCCGATGTAAGCAATTCCCTTTTCGATACTGTGATTGATGACTTCG
This genomic window from Caproicibacterium sp. BJN0003 contains:
- a CDS encoding YggS family pyridoxal phosphate-dependent enzyme, with the protein product MMEKLSTENLQERFRAVEENLEEIERNVTAAAQKAGKTRADITVLAATKTVSVEVINHSIEKGIAYIGENKVQELMDKYDAYEKDKAQVHFIGHLQVNKIKYLVGRVQMIQSVDSMKLAKEISRLSQKREVQTKILIEVNIGREENKSGILPENLESLLEEISELPNISICGLMAIPPANVKKEETLHYFSQMYEYFVDMSRKKLDNVSMDYLSMGMSADYADAIECGANMVRIGSALYGARDYSKKNV
- a CDS encoding cell division protein SepF, with translation MAGFIQKFKEMWNPPDDEYDYDDYDEREEQQDDNNAAAAPRTREHRSETPEYDKVPRNIEKRDDSNKVVNIHATAQLQVVVFRPEHFGEETCSVADELLKMHTVVLNLENTQKDVSRRIIDFLSGVAYANGGKIKRVATNTFIITPYNVDLMGEDVMDELENTGLYF
- a CDS encoding YlmH/Sll1252 family protein gives rise to the protein MSFSPKQQMPGDAVLLAKIKDAVALSQQRGYAHFVGFLDERAAAVSRQYMESTYFKNYMLWGGFAEAERVVFGAFPDFLEPSPEAFPISAVTASFRQCDPLSHRDFLGAFLGTGLKRESIGDILVEQGRAIVFCREELKPFLLSQIVKVGRVGVKLSEGAKKPLPHAHTYQELNGVVASARLDCLTAAMVGMSREKQRL